One Helianthus annuus cultivar XRQ/B chromosome 7, HanXRQr2.0-SUNRISE, whole genome shotgun sequence genomic region harbors:
- the LOC110868720 gene encoding uncharacterized protein LOC110868720: MDQKSPITPSPKTPPPTLPMNSPSPATGSAKTSTPNRLSVPKAFKYPEMYKSPTDQIMSPVSKGLLARKKSFKSSPLLPPSSARNQQHKVPGSRFQDLGAVKV, from the exons ATGGATCAAAAGTCTCCTATAACACCCTCACCAAAAACACCACCCCCGACTCTACCGATGAATTCTCCTTCTCCGGCCACTGGTTCGGCTAAAACCAGCACTCCTAATCGTCTTTCGGTCCCAAAAGCATTCAAATATCCGGAAAT GTATAAAAGCCCAACTGATCAAATCATGTCACCTGTTTCAAAAGGGCTTCTTGCTAGAAAAAAGTCTTTTAAATCATCTCCTTTGTTACCACCATCATCTGCTAGAAATCAACAACACAAGGTTCCAGGTTCAAGGTTTCAAGATCTGGGTGCTGTTAAAGTTTGA
- the LOC110868719 gene encoding protein CHLORORESPIRATORY REDUCTION 7, chloroplastic yields the protein MDALVQTQLFRHGSTFFTENNAPKNHNHVHQKSSFATQCLSYSSYWCPQYTIMERHHRNATKIYGVRRRRSNMETDTYVLMEPGKAEEFVNEEELRDRLKGWLENWPAESLPPDLARFESIDDAVSFLIKSVCELEIDGDVGSIQWYEVSLE from the exons ATGGATGCACTTGTGCAGACACAGCTTTTCAGGCATGGGTCTACATTTTTTACAG AAAACAATGCACCAAAAAACCATAATCATGTCCACCAGAAGTCAAGTTTTGCAACTCAATGTTTGAGTTACTCAAGTTACTGGTGCCCCCAATATACCATTATGGAAAGGCATCACAGGAATGCAACAAAG ATCTATGGTGTAAGGAGAAGGAGATCGAACATGGAAACAGACACTTATGTACTAATGGAGCCAGGTAAAGCCGAAGAATTTGTGAATGAGGAAGAACTCAGGGATAGATTGAAGGGGTGGCTAGAAAATTGGCCAGCCGAATCACTGCCTCCGGACCTTGCAAGATTTGAATCCATTGATGATGCTGTTTCGTTTCTTATTAAGTCGGTTTGTGAACTTGAAATCGATGGAGATGTTGGCTCGATTCAGTGGTATGAAGTTAGTTTGGAATGA
- the LOC110868718 gene encoding uncharacterized protein LOC110868718, which produces MEQNNGGGRSIIEEDLLNNDKIVGYRSSSSSTSSYSNRFEVDVGEDDAAFYEFEEHDSASGVLNSESPTMTSTLPQNSDLDTVYGAIKQSPPVQVMGEPAGYDLNRSPSPMFGLKHRSNSEWSLGSSDSLFSIRTGNNSFSLDGGFYLSKSGELNWIDDKLSPSPSPSPGLPTVMDTSAENERKSGSTNSESGEKEETVETQNASLVDSEKEKGNLSASLSADSFAFPVLAGGGPSPTKVEAEKPQSAPSTPPAEAAQTTPKAPPATPKAGGNQWYHCFSCFPMCC; this is translated from the exons ATGGAACAGAATAATGGGGGTGGTAGGAGTATCATAGAAGAGGATTTACTTAACAATGACAAAATTGTTGGCTACCGTTCTTCCTCGTCTTCTACCTCGTCGTATTCAAATCGTTTTGAAGTAGATGTCGGTGAAGATGACGCAGCGTTTTACGAGTTTGAAGAACACGATTCGGCCTCAGGAGTTTTGAATTCTGAGTCACCAACGATGACGAGTACATTGCCTCAAAATAGTGATTTGGATACGGTATATGGAGCGATAAAACAATCGCCGCCTGTGCAAGTGATGGGGGAGCCTGCGGGTTATGATCTTAATCGGTCTCCATCACCAATGTTTGGTTTAAAGCATAGAAGTAATTCAGAATGGAGTCTAGGATCTAGTGATTCGTTGTTTAGTATCCGTACGGGGAATAATAGCTTCTCGTTGGATGGTGGTTTTTACTTGAGCAAATCTGGAGAACTTAACTGGATCGATGATAAGTTGTCACCGTCACCGTCACCGTCACCGGGCTTGCCAACGGTGATGGACACGTCAGCGGAAAACGAACGGAAGAGTGGTAGTACAAACAGTGAATCGGGGGAGAAAGAAGAAACCGTCGAAACCCAAAATGCGTCACTGGTTGATTCCGAAAAGGAAAAAGGAAATCTTTCCGCTTCTTTAAGTGCCGATTCTTTTGCATTCCCTGT GCTTGCAGGAGGCGGTCCAAGTCCAACAAAGGTGGAGGCTGAAAAACCGCAGTCGGCACCATCAACACCGCCAGCAGAGGCGGCACAAACTACACCTAAAGCTCCACCCGCGACCCCTAAAGCCGGTGGCAACCAATGGTACCATTGCTTCTCATGTTT